Proteins encoded in a region of the Haloglomus salinum genome:
- a CDS encoding gamma carbonic anhydrase family protein, with protein sequence MAIRSFEGTEPTIHEDAFVHPAAEVIGDVTLEADASVWPNTTLRGDHGAIVLREGANVQDNAVLHEGADIGPYATVGHSAIVHGAVTEERSLVGMSAVVLDDCTVGEEAMVGACALVTEGTEIPANTLAVGQPAEVTKEVEDSPWAYAGQAYTKYADDHRETSEVVAHGHPPVED encoded by the coding sequence ATGGCTATCCGCTCGTTCGAGGGTACGGAACCGACCATCCACGAGGACGCGTTCGTCCACCCTGCCGCCGAGGTCATCGGCGACGTGACGCTGGAGGCCGACGCCAGCGTCTGGCCCAACACCACGCTCCGGGGCGACCACGGCGCCATCGTCCTCCGCGAGGGCGCGAACGTGCAGGACAACGCCGTTCTCCACGAGGGCGCCGACATCGGCCCCTACGCCACGGTCGGCCACTCGGCCATCGTCCACGGCGCTGTCACGGAGGAACGCTCGCTGGTCGGGATGAGCGCGGTCGTCCTCGACGACTGCACCGTCGGCGAGGAGGCGATGGTCGGGGCCTGCGCGCTCGTGACGGAGGGCACCGAGATTCCGGCGAACACGCTCGCCGTCGGGCAGCCCGCCGAAGTGACGAAGGAGGTCGAGGACTCCCCCTGGGCGTACGCCGGGCAGGCGTACACGAAGTACGCCGACGACCACCGCGAGACCAGCGAGGTCGTCGCACACGGCCACCCCCCGGTCGAGGACTGA
- a CDS encoding saccharopine dehydrogenase family protein, which produces MDLLIYGSYGYTGDLIARQAVAAGEEPTLAGRSQAKVQHQAAELDLPHRAFDLDADDVAAELAAADVDAVLHCAGPFVETHRPMVEACIDTGTHYLDITGEIEVFESVASYDEAATDAGVQLLPGVGFDVVPTDCLAAHLVERLPDATDLRLGFQAEGGLSPGTAATAVNSMGEGGAVRRDGRIKSVGAAHETRRIDFGRGKTGAVTIPWGDVATAYHTTDIENVTVYTAVPGVARLFMRSSDLFAPLFDLPGVTDTLQDLVHATVEGPDEETREHTHCYVWGEASNDEQRVVSRLVTPNTYTLTVDAALLIARKVLDGEWEAGFGTPGGVYGPDLVLEIDGVERTDEEPVHVVSR; this is translated from the coding sequence ATGGACCTGCTCATCTACGGCTCCTACGGCTACACGGGCGACCTTATCGCCCGGCAGGCGGTCGCGGCCGGCGAGGAACCGACGCTCGCCGGTCGGTCCCAGGCGAAGGTGCAGCATCAGGCAGCCGAGCTCGACCTGCCCCACCGCGCCTTCGACCTCGACGCGGACGACGTGGCAGCCGAACTCGCGGCCGCCGACGTGGATGCCGTCCTCCACTGTGCCGGCCCGTTCGTCGAGACCCACCGGCCGATGGTCGAGGCGTGCATCGACACCGGCACCCACTACCTCGACATCACCGGCGAGATAGAGGTGTTCGAGTCCGTCGCCAGCTACGACGAGGCCGCCACGGACGCGGGCGTCCAGTTGCTGCCCGGTGTCGGCTTCGACGTGGTCCCGACGGACTGTCTGGCTGCACACCTGGTCGAACGGCTCCCGGACGCGACGGACCTCCGGCTGGGGTTCCAGGCCGAGGGGGGCCTCTCGCCGGGGACCGCGGCGACGGCCGTCAACTCGATGGGCGAGGGCGGCGCGGTCCGGCGCGACGGCCGCATCAAGTCGGTCGGGGCGGCCCACGAGACCCGCCGCATCGACTTCGGCCGCGGGAAGACCGGCGCCGTCACCATCCCCTGGGGGGACGTGGCGACGGCGTACCACACGACCGACATCGAGAACGTGACCGTCTACACCGCCGTTCCCGGCGTCGCGCGGCTGTTCATGCGCTCGTCGGACCTGTTCGCGCCGCTGTTCGACCTGCCCGGCGTCACCGACACGCTGCAGGACCTCGTCCACGCCACCGTGGAGGGTCCGGACGAGGAGACCCGCGAGCACACGCACTGCTACGTCTGGGGCGAGGCCTCGAACGACGAGCAACGCGTCGTCTCGCGGCTCGTCACGCCCAACACCTACACGCTGACCGTCGACGCGGCGCTGCTCATCGCCCGGAAGGTGCTCGATGGCGAGTGGGAGGCGGGCTTCGGGACGCCCGGCGGCGTCTACGGCCCGGACCTCGTGCTGGAGATCGATGGCGTCGAGCGGACCGACGAGGAGCCGGTGCACGTGGTGAGTCGCTGA
- a CDS encoding ATP-grasp domain-containing protein — MTTGDGSRIGIICRPDHHVFETVGRRLRRRGHDVTYFEPERELPRSAIEELSLLVCKKVRPASVRALRLAERAGIATWNGRLSTTILASRLVMLEALSAVGFRVPPVSFEPPEGQYVTKPLFSWDGDPEIGGTGGFYQPLLDTDGRDRKCYLVDDGRQLHAETVICSSKLSGEKRVLGHEPTPEQDIDRMERLLSLADTQAVGVDIIEADDSRYAVDCNAAPSFREAGLESALTDSIHRAAPGTE; from the coding sequence ATGACCACCGGCGACGGATCCCGAATCGGGATCATCTGCCGCCCGGACCACCACGTGTTCGAGACGGTCGGGCGTCGCCTCCGCCGGCGAGGGCACGACGTGACGTACTTCGAGCCGGAGCGGGAACTGCCCCGGTCGGCGATCGAGGAACTGTCACTCCTGGTCTGCAAGAAGGTCCGCCCCGCGTCGGTCCGGGCACTGCGCCTGGCCGAACGTGCCGGAATCGCCACCTGGAACGGCCGGCTGTCGACGACGATTCTCGCCTCGCGGCTGGTGATGCTGGAGGCGCTGTCGGCGGTCGGCTTCCGCGTCCCACCGGTGAGCTTCGAGCCACCCGAGGGGCAGTACGTCACCAAGCCACTGTTCAGCTGGGATGGCGACCCGGAGATCGGCGGAACCGGGGGCTTCTACCAGCCGCTGCTGGACACCGACGGGCGCGACCGGAAGTGCTACCTCGTCGACGATGGCCGGCAGCTACACGCCGAGACCGTCATCTGTTCGTCGAAACTGTCCGGGGAGAAACGGGTGCTGGGCCACGAGCCGACGCCCGAACAGGATATCGACCGGATGGAGCGGCTGCTGTCGCTGGCGGACACGCAGGCGGTGGGGGTCGACATCATCGAGGCGGATGACAGCCGATACGCCGTCGACTGTAACGCTGCGCCGAGTTTCCGGGAGGCAGGACTGGAGTCGGCCCTGACCGATTCGATCCACCGGGCGGCCCCAGGTACCGAGTGA
- a CDS encoding tubulin-like doman-containing protein: MNRPTVVVGIGAGGARMLAAVADRVGAVADGNGSDWTGEADIDPDRFSFIAVDTDEGDLGTEAPAVAETVTLGPPDANAERSYLAAPPSATESGTGLRRRRALARLALESGGNLAAVRSALDTAIGGATAVENAEDGIDVWLLAGLGGGIGGGSLPLLTALVADIADELRFPVSTYAFGSLPSSTDDATSAIHARNAYVTVRELQALLPGSETASPIELELPLAEAVLGRPAITLDEPPLAGLFLAPVDDEGRVTPVERAAATTAVGHALTNGRPDLAFDNATFGQEPGPPVYGVTAGRVTLPVDDLDRLFDVRSDRLAVTDQLDDLEDRIDGLDADIDWLSTILDADLGGERVPDGIADAVFHYPERRVEDADIDALARDRVDLQTHIDSVVSEVGRAVPKRVPTRPVVALVLGHGLAERLDEAVDSHPFPATLNETASEYGDAVDAVLAERGEEGLPSEPLGAWRQVVKPALSNEAESLSAGAEDRLNPIASRRLRKQAEAANGRAAELEDLADAFATLTAVREAARERADEAREQLRERRDELERERDTVRRKRDSMSESRREITRRRDDLRERLSHPRVTEGGRHRRVPLTNVADLIPETLSFANSLAELVAEGFVDESDIATELATLVAALSDPVHDPDGDAAPESRLVMATARENRWGPAGDLLALAPEDGPDVQAALAEAFDDRIGVDDGRGFAVDLAGLYAPVSLPELRTLGAIHEAFEDPARSVSEVFGDLDDAAVRDAIAYPELLPEGTQGAKQREVADAIADIEMDSDNSRPFDRD; encoded by the coding sequence ATGAACAGGCCGACGGTCGTCGTCGGCATCGGTGCGGGGGGCGCACGGATGCTGGCGGCAGTCGCCGACCGGGTCGGAGCGGTGGCCGACGGAAACGGGTCCGACTGGACCGGGGAGGCAGATATCGACCCCGACCGGTTCTCCTTCATCGCCGTCGACACCGACGAGGGCGACCTCGGGACGGAGGCCCCCGCGGTGGCCGAGACGGTCACGCTGGGGCCGCCGGACGCGAACGCCGAGCGGTCGTACCTGGCAGCACCACCCTCGGCGACCGAATCCGGGACGGGGCTGCGTCGCCGCCGGGCGCTGGCACGGCTGGCGCTCGAATCCGGCGGCAACCTCGCGGCCGTCCGGTCGGCGCTCGACACCGCCATCGGCGGGGCCACGGCGGTCGAGAACGCCGAGGACGGCATCGACGTCTGGTTGCTCGCGGGACTCGGCGGTGGCATCGGTGGCGGCAGCCTCCCCCTGCTGACCGCACTCGTCGCCGATATCGCCGACGAGTTACGGTTCCCCGTCTCCACGTACGCGTTCGGAAGCCTCCCCAGCAGCACCGATGACGCGACGAGTGCCATCCACGCGCGGAACGCCTACGTCACGGTCCGGGAGCTACAGGCACTCCTGCCCGGGAGCGAGACGGCCTCCCCGATAGAGCTCGAGCTCCCGCTGGCCGAGGCCGTCCTCGGACGCCCGGCAATCACGCTCGACGAGCCGCCGCTCGCGGGCCTCTTCCTCGCCCCCGTCGACGACGAGGGGCGCGTGACACCGGTCGAGCGCGCCGCCGCGACGACCGCCGTCGGGCACGCCCTGACGAACGGCCGGCCGGACCTCGCCTTCGATAACGCGACGTTCGGCCAGGAGCCCGGCCCACCCGTCTACGGGGTCACCGCCGGGCGCGTGACGCTCCCGGTCGACGACCTCGACCGGCTGTTCGACGTCCGGTCGGACCGGCTCGCGGTCACCGACCAGCTCGACGACCTCGAGGACCGCATCGACGGGCTGGACGCGGATATCGACTGGCTCTCGACCATCCTCGACGCCGACCTCGGCGGTGAACGCGTCCCGGACGGCATCGCGGACGCGGTCTTCCACTACCCCGAGCGCCGCGTCGAGGACGCCGACATCGACGCGCTCGCGCGGGACCGGGTCGACCTGCAGACCCACATCGATAGCGTGGTCAGCGAGGTCGGGCGGGCGGTGCCAAAGCGGGTCCCGACACGGCCGGTGGTCGCACTCGTTCTCGGCCACGGCCTCGCCGAGCGGCTCGACGAGGCCGTCGACAGCCATCCGTTCCCGGCGACGCTCAACGAGACCGCCAGCGAGTACGGCGACGCCGTCGACGCCGTGCTGGCGGAGCGTGGCGAGGAGGGGCTCCCGTCGGAGCCGCTGGGGGCCTGGCGGCAGGTCGTCAAGCCGGCGCTCTCGAACGAGGCCGAGTCGCTGTCCGCAGGGGCCGAGGACCGGCTCAACCCCATCGCGAGTCGCCGGCTCCGGAAGCAGGCCGAGGCCGCGAACGGGCGTGCCGCCGAACTCGAGGACCTCGCGGACGCCTTCGCGACCCTCACGGCCGTCCGCGAGGCCGCGCGCGAACGCGCCGACGAGGCCCGCGAGCAACTCCGGGAGCGACGGGACGAACTGGAGCGCGAGCGCGACACGGTGCGGCGCAAGCGCGACAGCATGAGCGAGTCCCGCCGTGAGATAACGCGCCGCCGCGACGACCTGCGCGAGCGACTGTCTCACCCCCGGGTCACGGAAGGAGGGCGCCACCGGCGGGTTCCGCTGACGAACGTCGCCGACCTCATCCCGGAGACGCTCTCGTTCGCGAACAGCCTCGCCGAGCTGGTCGCCGAGGGGTTCGTCGACGAGTCCGACATCGCGACCGAACTCGCCACGCTGGTGGCGGCCCTCTCCGACCCGGTCCACGACCCGGACGGCGACGCGGCCCCGGAGAGTCGCCTCGTGATGGCGACCGCACGGGAGAACCGCTGGGGCCCGGCCGGGGACCTGCTGGCGCTGGCCCCCGAGGACGGCCCGGACGTGCAGGCGGCGCTGGCCGAGGCCTTCGACGACCGCATCGGCGTGGACGACGGCCGTGGGTTCGCCGTCGACCTCGCGGGGCTGTACGCCCCCGTCTCGCTCCCGGAGCTGCGCACGCTCGGGGCGATTCACGAGGCGTTCGAGGACCCGGCCCGGAGCGTGAGCGAGGTGTTCGGTGACCTCGACGACGCGGCCGTCCGCGACGCCATCGCTTACCCCGAACTACTCCCCGAGGGTACGCAGGGCGCGAAGCAGCGCGAGGTGGCAGACGCCATCGCCGACATCGAGATGGATTCCGACAACAGCCGCCCGTTCGACCGGGACTGA
- a CDS encoding MFS transporter yields MSTQNDQQRTVPARASVALLGLGALAYGCLLFAWFSLPAYLPTLQTELSLTNTEAGVLAGAVPLTYVPIGLFSGALTDRIGGERAVGAGVTLVGVAHLARSAAPDFATMLAATLLLGVGGTGITFGLPKLVADRFPERLVSSASAVYLVGSTLGTAAAFGLGRPTIGPALGGWRPFFGATGVAVLAFAALWWVALVLAERFGGAADERPSPAPDRTSRESSLAALRAVARTPAVVLLVVVGFVYLFVVHGLQGWLTAVLESRGASPTLAARVTTLLVVAQLAGTVTLAPLAERLDRRRAAVPVAGLVLAAGTAGLALAVDPLVAAVLVAGVGLGLGTISPLLRALPVELEGVGAERTGTAVGLVFAVGEIGGFAGPALVGALHDATDSFVPGLALLAAAGLLAVGAGRALARRE; encoded by the coding sequence GCAACGCACCGTCCCAGCGCGCGCCTCCGTCGCGCTCCTCGGGCTCGGGGCGCTCGCCTACGGCTGCCTGCTGTTCGCCTGGTTCTCGCTGCCGGCCTACCTTCCCACCCTCCAGACCGAGCTCTCGCTCACGAACACGGAGGCCGGCGTCCTCGCCGGGGCGGTCCCGCTCACGTACGTCCCCATCGGCCTGTTCAGCGGCGCTCTGACCGACCGTATCGGCGGCGAGCGCGCCGTCGGTGCCGGTGTCACGCTCGTCGGCGTCGCCCACCTCGCGCGGAGCGCGGCGCCGGACTTCGCGACGATGCTGGCCGCCACGCTCCTGCTCGGTGTCGGCGGGACCGGCATCACCTTCGGGCTACCCAAGCTCGTCGCCGACCGGTTCCCCGAGCGGCTCGTGAGTTCGGCGTCGGCGGTCTACCTCGTCGGGTCGACGCTCGGTACCGCGGCGGCGTTCGGCCTCGGGCGACCGACCATCGGCCCGGCACTGGGCGGCTGGCGGCCGTTCTTCGGCGCGACGGGGGTCGCCGTCCTCGCGTTCGCCGCACTGTGGTGGGTCGCGCTGGTGCTGGCCGAGCGGTTCGGCGGCGCCGCCGACGAACGACCTAGCCCGGCGCCCGACCGGACCTCTCGCGAGTCCTCGCTCGCGGCGCTCCGGGCCGTCGCGCGCACGCCGGCCGTCGTACTGCTGGTGGTCGTCGGCTTCGTCTACCTGTTCGTCGTCCACGGCCTGCAGGGCTGGCTCACGGCAGTGCTGGAGTCACGCGGTGCCTCCCCGACGCTCGCTGCGCGTGTGACCACGCTGCTGGTCGTGGCCCAGCTAGCGGGGACCGTGACGCTGGCGCCGCTCGCCGAACGACTGGACCGCCGTCGGGCGGCCGTCCCCGTCGCGGGTCTGGTCCTCGCTGCGGGGACCGCTGGCCTCGCGCTCGCTGTCGACCCGCTCGTCGCCGCGGTGCTGGTCGCCGGTGTCGGGTTGGGACTCGGCACCATCTCGCCGCTGCTGCGCGCGCTCCCGGTCGAACTGGAGGGTGTCGGCGCCGAGCGGACCGGGACCGCCGTGGGACTGGTGTTCGCCGTCGGTGAGATCGGCGGGTTCGCCGGGCCCGCACTGGTCGGGGCGCTCCACGACGCGACCGACTCGTTCGTCCCCGGCCTCGCTCTGCTCGCGGCGGCCGGCCTGCTCGCGGTCGGCGCCGGTAGGGCGCTCGCCCGACGCGAATAG
- a CDS encoding rhomboid family intramembrane serine protease → MVLRESPTVETLTGMVVVFFVQGAVGLVGIQGHLFALAPPLLARPWTLVTNVYAHASLPHLLGNAVALAAIGLAVERTSTRFRFHAFFVLTGMLSAIVQVLVDGLVGQPTAVLGASGAVFALVGYAITGNAVVHAALRRFRPDRTLLLVAGAALVSAVVLVTAAPNVALVAHAVGLGAGLVAGRRRVLHARAGRRLADHP, encoded by the coding sequence GTGGTGCTTCGCGAGAGCCCGACGGTGGAGACGCTGACGGGGATGGTGGTGGTGTTCTTCGTCCAGGGTGCGGTGGGGCTGGTCGGTATCCAGGGACACCTCTTCGCGCTGGCGCCGCCGCTGCTCGCCCGCCCCTGGACGCTCGTGACGAACGTCTACGCGCACGCGAGCCTCCCGCACCTGCTGGGGAACGCGGTGGCGCTGGCGGCCATCGGGCTGGCCGTCGAACGGACGAGCACGCGCTTCCGGTTCCACGCCTTCTTCGTCCTGACGGGGATGCTCTCGGCTATCGTGCAGGTTCTGGTCGACGGACTCGTGGGCCAGCCCACGGCGGTGCTGGGCGCGAGCGGCGCCGTCTTCGCGCTGGTCGGCTACGCCATCACGGGAAACGCCGTCGTCCACGCCGCACTCCGTCGATTCCGCCCGGACCGGACGCTCCTGCTCGTCGCCGGCGCCGCACTGGTGTCCGCGGTCGTGCTGGTGACGGCGGCCCCGAACGTGGCGCTCGTCGCCCACGCCGTCGGCCTCGGCGCGGGGCTGGTCGCCGGCCGTCGCCGCGTCCTCCACGCGCGCGCCGGCCGCCGGCTGGCCGACCACCCCTGA